GCGTGCTGGCCGGCGGCCAGACGACGACCGCGGCGATCGGTGCGATCAACGAACAGTCCAAGTCCCAGATCCCGACGCTCGGTTACACGATCCCCTACGCGGTGGGCAACGTCCTGCTGACCATCTGGGGTGCCGTGATCGTCATCCTCAACCACTGACGCGAACCCCTCACCCCGTAAGGACGAGTCGTGCCCAAGACCACGTTCACCCGCGAGGAGATCCAGTCCTTCGCGCAGCTCTCGCCGTTCGAGCTGAAGGACAAGTTCATCCAGATCGCGCAGGCCGCCCAGGCCGACAAGCCCGGCCAGAAGGACAAGTCGCAGACGCAGATGCTCAACGCGGGCCGCGGCAACCCGAACTGGGTCGCCACCGGACCCCGCGAGGCGTTCTACGCGCTCGGCTACTTCTCGCTCTCCGAGTCGCGCCGGGTCTGGACCGCCGACAACCTCGGCGGGATGCCCGAACGCGCGGGCGCCGGCGCCCGCTTCGACACCTTCGTGCGGCAGCACCCGGACCTGCCCGGCATCGAGCTGCTCCAGGACTGCGTCGCGTACGCGGTCGACCGCTTCGGCTTCGACAAGGACGCCTTCGTCCACGAGCTGACCGACAGCACGATCGGCGACAACTACCCGGTGCCGGACCGGATGCTGCCCCACGCCGAGCGGATCGTCCGCGGCTACGTCGACGACGAGATGTTCGACAAGCGCCCGCCGGCCGGCACCATGTCGCTCTTCGCGACCGAGGGCGGCACGGCCGCCATGTGCTACATCTTCGACTCGCTCATGAAGAACGGGATCCTGAAGAAGGGCGACAAGATCGCCCTGATGGTGCCGGTCTTCACCCCGTACATCGAGATCCCCGAGCTCGACACGTACGAGTTCGACGTCGTCAACGTCCACGCGAGCCTCTTCGCGGAGACGGGCGTGCGCGAGTGGCGCTACCCGGCCGAGGAGGTCGCCAAGCTGGCGGACCCGGCGGTGAAGATGGTCTGCGTCGTCAACCCGTCCAACCCGCCGTCGCTCGCGCTGAGCCAGCGGGTCGCGGACCAGATCAAGGACATCGTCGCGACGCAGAACCCGAACCTTCTGATCGTCACGGACGACGTGTACGGCACGTTCGTGGAGGGCTTCCGCTCGCTCGCGGCGGACCTCCCGCGCAACACGCTCCTCGTCTACTCGTACTCCAAGCACTACGGCTGCACCGGCCACCGGCTCGGCGTCATCGGCCTCAACGACGACAACGTCCTCGACGAGATGCTCGCGAACCTGCCGCAGGCGGAGAAGGACCGCCTGAACAAGCGGTACGGGACGCTGAGCCTGGAGCCCGAGAAGATCCGGTTCATCGACCGGCTCGTCGCCGACTCCCGGCAGGTCGCCCTCAACCACACCGCCGGGCTCTCGCTCCCCCAGCAGGTGATGATGTCGCTCTTCTCGCTCTTCGACATGCTGGAGGAGGGCCAGGCCTACAAGGCGAGGATCCGGGCGATCGTGCGCCAGCGCCTCGACCTGCTCCTCGAAGGCGCCCAGATGAAGATCGCCGACGACCCGAAGCGGGCCGGGTACTACATCGAGCTCGACCTGCTCGCGGAGGCGGAGCGGGTCCACGGGAAGGACTTCGCGGCCTTCCTGGAGAAGAACTACGAGCCGGTGGACCCGCTGTTCCGGCTGGCCGAGCAGACCAGCGTCGTCCTCCTCAACGGCGGCGGCTTCGACGGCCCCGGATGGTCCGTACGCGTCTCCCTCGCCAACCTCGACGACCTGGACTACCTGAAGATCGGCCACCACCTGCGGGCGATCTTCACGGACTACGCGGAGGAGTGGAAGGTCTCGAAGGCGTAGCGGGTAGCGGGTACGGAGGGAAGTGCGCGCCCCGGCCGGGGTGGGGTGTCTCGGCCGGGGCGCGCGGTGTGGGGGGACGGGGTGGCTCACCGGGGTGGCTCACCGGG
Above is a genomic segment from Streptomyces sp. NBC_00094 containing:
- a CDS encoding bifunctional aspartate transaminase/aspartate 4-decarboxylase codes for the protein MPKTTFTREEIQSFAQLSPFELKDKFIQIAQAAQADKPGQKDKSQTQMLNAGRGNPNWVATGPREAFYALGYFSLSESRRVWTADNLGGMPERAGAGARFDTFVRQHPDLPGIELLQDCVAYAVDRFGFDKDAFVHELTDSTIGDNYPVPDRMLPHAERIVRGYVDDEMFDKRPPAGTMSLFATEGGTAAMCYIFDSLMKNGILKKGDKIALMVPVFTPYIEIPELDTYEFDVVNVHASLFAETGVREWRYPAEEVAKLADPAVKMVCVVNPSNPPSLALSQRVADQIKDIVATQNPNLLIVTDDVYGTFVEGFRSLAADLPRNTLLVYSYSKHYGCTGHRLGVIGLNDDNVLDEMLANLPQAEKDRLNKRYGTLSLEPEKIRFIDRLVADSRQVALNHTAGLSLPQQVMMSLFSLFDMLEEGQAYKARIRAIVRQRLDLLLEGAQMKIADDPKRAGYYIELDLLAEAERVHGKDFAAFLEKNYEPVDPLFRLAEQTSVVLLNGGGFDGPGWSVRVSLANLDDLDYLKIGHHLRAIFTDYAEEWKVSKA